A stretch of DNA from Negativicoccus succinicivorans:
GCTTCGATCGTAAACGTCACTTCCGTCGGCGTCACCTTCGTAACGACCAGCGGCGGCTGCGGAACGGCGCGACGATAGCCTTTGCGTTCACCGCGACGCGCGCCGGGGAAGAACACCTTCCACTTCGCATCGCCCTGCCGCGCCGCATGCAGCGCCGCCAGCAGCTGCACGACGGCGATAATAACAAGAACGGCAATAATTACATTTAATAAATAATAGCCCCACATTTTTGCTTCACTCCTCGATCGTCACTTGACGGGCCGTGGCGTTCGGTCCGAATAAGCGGAAAACCCACATGGCCGCACAGCCTTCCTGCGTAAATGTATACTCCGTTCGACCGTCACCTTGCGACTGCTCGCCCAACGCGTGACGAGCCGCTTTCGCTGTCGCCTGCGCCGGGTCAATGAATCGGCACGCCGGCGAAAGTTTCTGCCAATCGTTTAGGACCAGCGGATAATGCGTGCAGCCGAGAATCGCCGCGTCACATTCAGAAAGCAACGAACGGCATTCTTCCAGCAGCTGTTCGATCTCTTCACGGCGATAGTGTTCAATGGCCGAGGCCAAGCCGGGACAGGCGTGCGTCACCACATCCACCGCCGGATAACGTTCGGCTAACGATTGTTGGTACGTTCCCTTGGCGATCGTCGCCGGCGTCGCCAACACAGCCACGCGTTTTTCCGTAGGTAACAACGCCACGTCCGTCTGCATGCCGATCACCGGTATGGGCAGCTCGTGTCGCAGCAAATCCAGCGCCTGTACCGTAATCGTATTGCAAGCTACCACCAGTCCCGTCACTTCATGCGCCAACAACCATTTCCCCAACTGCAGAGAGTACTTTTTAATTTCCTCCGGCGATCGTGTACCGTAGGGATTGCGCGCGGTATCGCCCAAGTAGAAAAAATCCGCCTGCGGCATCGCCTGACGCAGCTCTTTCAATACGGAAAGGCCGCCCACGCCGGAGTCGATAACGCCGATCATTCGGAATCTCCCGGTTCCATCATCGCCCGCAAACGATCATAGTATTTCATCGGCAGGCGCAAAATTTTGCCGGTTTGTACCGACGTAAAGGTGCCTTTCGTCTTGCCCGTGACGATCAACGTGCCGTCTTTCGGACGCACGATTTCATACGCGAAGACAATTTGCGCCCGCGTCAGCTTGATGAGTTTCGCATGAACTTCAAGCTCATCATCATAATACGATGAATGGTGGTAATCGACTTCCACATGTAAAATCGGAAAAACGATTTCATCACGCATCATGTCGCCGAGCGGAATGCCCGCCTGACGAAAAAATTCCACACGCGCGGCTTCAAACCACAAAATATAATTGGCATGGTGTGTGACCTGCATGCCGTCCGTGTGATAAAAACGTACCCGTACGGGGTAGGAAAACATAATCATCATCCTTTATTTCATATTCACATTCATAATACTATTTATTGTAGTCTCGCGCCCGCGTAATGTCAAAGCGGCTTGCCGTTTTGACGGCGCTTGCGTATACTAAAAACAAAAACGAGGAACTTGCCATGATCATTATTTGCCCGTATTGCAAAAAAGAGCTAACCCTGTTTCAAAGCCAGGTAGAACGTCGACGCGGACGCATTCGCTGCGTCGGTTGCAGCGCCGTGATCCCCTATGATCTCGATAAGAAGAACAGATTAAAAAAAAACCACAAATAGGCGTTTGTTGCGTATGGATCTTTCTTGTGGGGGAAAATTGGGGGAAAATTATTTCAAATAAAAAAGCGGAGCAGGTAAAAATCCTGCTCCTTTTTGATTTTGCACATCTCTAAATCAAGCTCTACTTTACCGCCTGCTTGTATTTGACAACACTTATATATTCTGGTACTCTGGCTACCGATGGAGCTGGGGCGTGTACGTTACAAACCAGACCGAGACAAGCCATGATACAAATGTGTCATGGCTTGTTTTCTTTATGCGCTTTCAAGTAACTTTCGAGTAGCTTTCAAGTAACTTTCGAGTAACGGCTTATTTAACCGCCGCCGCAATTACCGCGGCTACGGCAATAATCTGCCACGCCCGCTTTTTATACTCAAGGCTCGTTCGCTTTTTCAGCTCTTCTTTTTTCCACTGAATTAACGACTGCTCTGATTCTTTCAATGCTGTTTCTGTCTGCATCAAGGACCGCCGCTGCTCGATCTGCAACATCTTCAACCGTTCCAACTCCGCTTTCAAGTTGTTGTTGCTCTTGTTCAAGCCGCCCGACGCTGCTTTCAATTCGTTTATTAATTGTTGCCGCTCGTTCGTTCTCATCTCGAGCGCGCTCAATTCTGATGTTAGTGTCTGCCATTCCTCCGCCGTCAATGTCACCGGCGCCGCTTTCACCGAAAATCCACCAAATAAAAAAGCCGCCAACAAAAGCGGCAAGTAAATATATAACAATCTTTTTCTTTGCAATCGTTCTCACCCCTTCATGTAGTACGTGAATAAATTTCACATACTATATATAGATCAGGATATAAACAAGCCACCACAACCGCCACAACCGTCGTATTTATATCCAAATCAACGAAAAACCGCCCAAATCGGCGCTGTTTTTGTTTTTAGGTATAAATACATGCGTTACTTTAACAATACGCCCCATTGTTGCGCGTACCATACCGCTTTTCCGACGATTATGTCCCTGCCGCTTTTTCCCGCCTCTTGTGGTAGTGACATCATGTCAACGCGTTCGCTTCCGTACCCGTCAACCTCCGCCCAATAATGGTGGTCGTGTATGTCCGCCGTTTGCACGCCTAAGCCAACGGCTAAATACGCAACTACACGCGCCATTGCCTCCACTTGTTTGTCCGTCGGTGGATAGTCGCCCCAATTCGTTACAGTCCCGTCTGCCCATACGTCGCCCAAACCGTAACAACAAGCTATTGCAATACCTAAATTGCCGGTATTGCGCCGCCAAGTATGCGCGCCGCGTTCGTCAAAATTACAAGTAATGTAAATCTGCCCCGACCCGTCAATCACAACATGATAGGCGGAGTGGTCCACATCGTAATACGTTCCGGCCGTCCAATGTAGAGTAATTTTATCCACGTAACCGCGCCCGCGCATGATATGCGGATCAAAGGCGGACAAGTCGAGAATTTTTTCAATAATCATAATTTTACTCTTTTCTCGATTTTATCCTTGACCAAGTCAAGAAAATGACCCATTGCCACATTGCCGCCGTCGCGCATGTTTTCCAAAATGGATAAAAATTCAGATGCGCCGAGATACAACCACACGAGATTAACGGCGAACCCTGCTCCGGTCATAAAGTCCCAACAGAAGCCCGCCGCCGTTGCTATTGTGTAGGTTATGACTTTGTAAATAAAGCCCTTTCGACAAAAACGCGACGTGATTCGCTTTTCAGCAAACGCAACAGGGATTGCCAGCCACTTGTCCGCTCCGGATATGTTTTCCGGCTTTGCGCCTTTCTCGATGAGCATCTGATACGTAATAGCGCTCCACTTGGTAGTAAGGTCAATCAGTACCAACAAAATAAACACGCCCAAGACTTGAATGTGTTTAATCTGTATTAAGCAGACGGCCGCGCCACCAATAGCGGAAAAAGCCGACTTCACCCACCAAGCGTCGGCAAGCCGCGTCATTGCCTCCGCCACGCCATGAATAATTTCGTTTATTTCTTTCAACATAATTCGCCCCATTAAAAAAGCACCCTCAAAAGGTGCTGATAAATTACACATTGACCCACGACATGGTGTTCCAGTTGACTTTTTTCGTTTTATCTGGGTTGTAAACGGTTGCCCTTTTGGTAATAACCGCATTATCAGTCGGTTTCCATTTCTCCGACAGAATAATCGTTTCTAAGCTGCCGCACCCGGAAAAAGAACCAGTGCCAATACTTGTACATTGCGGCATAGATATGCTCGTAAGTGATGAACAATGATAAAACGCTGCCTCTTCGACAGTAGTGCACGCTGGAAAGGAAACCTCACTTAACCTAGAACACTGACTAAATGCCGAATCTTTTATTATTTTTACGCTCTTAGGAAACTTAAGCAATCCGGATCGGTTAAGATTGTATTGCGCCACAACTTCTTTGGTAATGGCCTCTGTTCCTTTGGGAACACAGCATACTGTAAGTTCAACCTTAGCGCTATTTGTTCTCCCAGCGTAATCAATCCATTGAATGGTAATTTCGCCTTGTTTTAAGCTGGCAAGTCCGGTTAGAATCCAATTGCCGTCGTTATCCGACACAGTCGTTTTTCCTCCGTACATAATTTTTACGTTAGGAGGCGCCGTCCCTACTAGCTCGGTGTCACCTTCTTCTATTGTTTCAACGTCAACCGCCTGTAACGTAATAACCGGAAAAATCGTTTCCAAGCCTCGGAAGTTATCCATGTCATAATTGCGCTCTTTTAACCACTGATAAAATGCATCAACGCTTTCCCCTTGTTTGTCCGGCTCTACAATATACACTTCATTGTCTTTCAGTCGCCCCGCGTCTTTCTCCTCAAAATAGGCGGCTGTATTCATCTTGTTAATAATAAGATTAGTAACCGCTTGCGTACTGATTTTTTCTGCCATTGACTATTCACCCCCACACAACTAACGTGATCGCCGTTTTGCTTGCCACGTCTTGTTTGCTTGCCTTTTCGTTTAGCTTGTTTGTTATTTCCGTTTTAGTGTAAACGTCCGCCGCGCTTGCTTTTCCCTTTAGCGCGTTTTCTGTTGTCGCCCTGTCGGCTTTTGTTCCGATTTCATTTGCGACGGTAGTGGCAAAGTTCGGATCATTTCCCAACGCTTGCGCCAACTCTTGCAAAGTGTCAAGCGTTTCCGGCGCGCTATTGACGATATTAGCCACACGACCGTCTACGTATTCAACGCTCGCATACGTGCCTTTTAATTGGTATTTCGCATCTGCTTGCGTCTTTGTGTAAACGTCGGCCGCGTTCGCTTTTGCATTGACCTGCGCTTTTGTGGCGAATGTTGTATTCGCGTATGTTGATTGCGTGTAACGACCGTCCGACTGTTTGCGCGTATAGACGTCTGTTGTGTTTGCCTTTGTCCCCACCTCCGTTTTTGTCGCAAACGTCGCGTCTGTTTCCGCTTTCGTGTAAGCGTCGATTTTGTCCGTTTTTTGTAAGTATCTTTTGTCTGCTTGTGTCTTTGTGTAAACATCTGCCGCATTCGCTTTTGTGTTTGTTTCTTCTTTTGTGGCAAATGTTTCGGCGGCTTCCGTTTTTGTTGCGAATGTCGCATCTGTTTCCGCTTTCGTATAGGCGTCAATCTTATCTGTTTTTTGTAAGTATTTCCCGTCGGATTCTTTTTTGGTGTAAACGTCTGTCGCGTTTGCCTTGCCTTTTAACGCCGTCGCCGTGTCGTCTTTATCGGCAAACATTGTTTCCGCTTTTGCCGTCGTTAGAAAGTCACCGCCGGCAATTTGTTCCGCCTGTTTTGCCGCGTTCTTTGCTTCCGCCGCGCTTGTGGCGGCTGCGCTTTCTGATTGTTTCGCCTGTGTTGCCGATGCACTTGCCGCGCCTTCCGATTTTTGCGCTTTTTCTGCTAGTGCGTTCAATTCTGTCTTAGTGCTTGCCGCAAGTGCGCTCGCACTCTGCGCTTCTCTGTTGGCGGCTTGCGCTTGTGCGGCCGCGTCCTGTGCCGCCGTGCTTGCTGTCTGCGTGTCTCTGTTCGCCGCCTCTGCGCTCACGCTTGCTTTTTCGGCCACCGTTTTCGCCTTTTGCGCTTCCGTGTTAGCCGTTTCTGCTTTCGTGCTTGCCGTCTGTGCTTTCGCGCTTGCGGCTTGCGCGTTATCTTGTGCGCTTTTTGCCGCCCCTGCCGACTGTGTCGCACTTGTGGCGGCGCCGCTTGCCGTTTGTGCGGCCGTTTCCGCGTTCTTGCGCGCTTCTTGTGCGGCCGTCTGCGCTGTCTGCGCTTCCGTGCGCGCGCTTTCTGCGGCCGTCTGTGCGTTTTTGGCGGCCGTTTCCGATTGTCCGGACTTTGTCGCCGCATTGTTTGCAGTATCGGCGGCCGCTTGCGCTTCTGTGCGTGCTTTCTCTGCGGCTTGCGCGTCGGCTTTTGTCGCCGTTTCTATTTGCGTAAGTTCTTCGGTCCGGCTAACAACGTCGGACATGGAGCGTTCAAGCCTAGAAACAGACTGATCATAGGCCGCTTTCGCCTGTCTTACCGCCGCCTCCAGTCCGTCATATTTCTGTAATGACGCAACCGCATCTTCGCCGCGTTGCACGACGCCTTCGATTTCTCCGACCTTGTCCAAAATTTCATTTGCCCGCGCGTTAAATTCGTTTTGTTTTTGCGCCAAATTGTTTTGAACGTCTGTTTGTATATCGGTAATTTCTTTTTTCGCGTTTTCGGCGGCCGTCTGTGCGGCTGCAATTTCTTTTTGCGCTTGTGCGGCCGCGTCTTGTGTTGCCTGTACTGCGTTTTTTGTTTTATCTTCCGCCGTTTGCGCCGCCGTGTTTACGTCATTCAATGCTTGCCGCGTCTGCGTTTCAATGTGTGCGACGCCGCCCGATACCGCGCCGGCAATTGTGGCAAGTGAATTATTTAGCGTTTCCGCCCCCGCCGCTACTTGTTCGCCCGCTCGTTTGGCGGCCGCCTCCGCTCTATCCGCCGCTGATTCTGCACCGGCACGAATAGCCAATAACGTTTTTTTCTCGCCGGCAAAGTCGGGCAAGTCTACAACGTCAAAGCCGCTTGCATCTGCGTTATATTGCAGGAACGCGAACGGCCGCCCCGCCGGTATAACGCCGTCAAAGTCACCGACGCCGGCTTGTACAAGGCCGTCACGGTTTATTTCTTGCAATATCATCGTAATTTTATCCAGCGCCTTTTCCACGGTTTCTTCGGCGAAGTCGTATTCTTGCGATTGTTTCGTTTCCCGCGCAAGTTTTAACTTTACGCCCTTAGCTAACGGCGCGCCCGTCGTCGGATATTCATACGATTTTTCGCCGTCGTGATATTCATAATTTCCCGTAATTCGTTTCCATTTGCCCTCGTGTTCCACATAGCCGACTACGTCTTTTGCGTCATAGTACCGATACGGAAAAGGGAACGACCTTTGTCGGCCGTCCCCCACGTATACCACGCTTGTTTTTGTTTCTTGGATCATTTCGCTTTCCTCGCCTTTCTGTCGAAAATAATATCCGCCACCGCTTCGTCCCACGTCGCATCAGATTCCGTACACGTCACGCGCAACAGCGTCCAGAAACCGTCCGTCAACGTATCGGAAAAGCCGACAAGCCTGTTTCCGACGCGCGACGTTGACCGCCCAATGTCAATCCAGTCCCGCTTGTCAGACCCCACGGCATACGCCAAATCTTGCAATTCGTCCATGACGCGCAACGCGACCACTTGACTGCCGCGCCCTTGGTAGTATTCACCGAGCATAGTATTCATGGTAAGCGTCGCCGCGATATTCACGCCCGGAATGCCGCCCGTTGCCGTGCCGACAAAGTTTTTCAAATACTCTTTGCCAAAATATTCTTTCCTGTCGTCATCGTCATCGGGGCCGCGACCCGTTAGCGCATCAACTACGCCGCGCAATAGCGTTTCCCGCAAGGTTTGCAAGAATAACCAATACAACACGGTAGACAT
This window harbors:
- the murI gene encoding glutamate racemase → MIGVIDSGVGGLSVLKELRQAMPQADFFYLGDTARNPYGTRSPEEIKKYSLQLGKWLLAHEVTGLVVACNTITVQALDLLRHELPIPVIGMQTDVALLPTEKRVAVLATPATIAKGTYQQSLAERYPAVDVVTHACPGLASAIEHYRREEIEQLLEECRSLLSECDAAILGCTHYPLVLNDWQKLSPACRFIDPAQATAKAARHALGEQSQGDGRTEYTFTQEGCAAMWVFRLFGPNATARQVTIEE
- a CDS encoding acyl-CoA thioesterase produces the protein MFSYPVRVRFYHTDGMQVTHHANYILWFEAARVEFFRQAGIPLGDMMRDEIVFPILHVEVDYHHSSYYDDELEVHAKLIKLTRAQIVFAYEIVRPKDGTLIVTGKTKGTFTSVQTGKILRLPMKYYDRLRAMMEPGDSE
- a CDS encoding peptidoglycan recognition protein family protein, yielding MIIEKILDLSAFDPHIMRGRGYVDKITLHWTAGTYYDVDHSAYHVVIDGSGQIYITCNFDERGAHTWRRNTGNLGIAIACCYGLGDVWADGTVTNWGDYPPTDKQVEAMARVVAYLAVGLGVQTADIHDHHYWAEVDGYGSERVDMMSLPQEAGKSGRDIIVGKAVWYAQQWGVLLK
- a CDS encoding phage holin family protein — encoded protein: MGRIMLKEINEIIHGVAEAMTRLADAWWVKSAFSAIGGAAVCLIQIKHIQVLGVFILLVLIDLTTKWSAITYQMLIEKGAKPENISGADKWLAIPVAFAEKRITSRFCRKGFIYKVITYTIATAAGFCWDFMTGAGFAVNLVWLYLGASEFLSILENMRDGGNVAMGHFLDLVKDKIEKRVKL
- a CDS encoding leucine-rich repeat domain-containing protein: MAEKISTQAVTNLIINKMNTAAYFEEKDAGRLKDNEVYIVEPDKQGESVDAFYQWLKERNYDMDNFRGLETIFPVITLQAVDVETIEEGDTELVGTAPPNVKIMYGGKTTVSDNDGNWILTGLASLKQGEITIQWIDYAGRTNSAKVELTVCCVPKGTEAITKEVVAQYNLNRSGLLKFPKSVKIIKDSAFSQCSRLSEVSFPACTTVEEAAFYHCSSLTSISMPQCTSIGTGSFSGCGSLETIILSEKWKPTDNAVITKRATVYNPDKTKKVNWNTMSWVNV